Within the Roseicitreum antarcticum genome, the region ATGTCGTCCTCCTCAGGGGCCTGAAATCACGGGGTGGCCCGGGAGAACCCGGACCAACCCCGCCGTTAGGATCACCTAAGGCCTGATCAGACCGCGAACATCAGCAGCAGGGCGACCAGGAACGAGAAGATCCCGAGAGCTTCTGCGAATGCGATGCCGATGAACAGCGTAGCGGTTTGACCGGCAGCGGCCGAGGGGTTGCGCAGGGCGCCGGACAAGAAGTTGCCCGCAATGTTGCCCACACCGATGGCGGCGCCACCCATGCCCAGCGTGGTCAGACCGACGCCGATGAACTTGCCCATTTCTGCGATATCGCCTTCCATAACACTTCTCCTTGGTTGGAATTTGCGGATGAGGGGAACCTGATGCTGCGCCTTAGTGGTGCGGATGCAGCGCGTCTTTCAGATAGACGCAGGTGAGGATCGTAAACACATACGCCTGAATGGCGGCGACCAGGACTTCCAGCCCGTAGATCGCGACAACCGCCAGGACGGGGGCGAAGGCTGCGGCACCCATGGCGCCTGCGAAGCCTGCGAAAACTTTTACAACGGCATGCCCGGCCATCATGTTGCCTGCCAGACGAATAGAGTGGCTGAGTGGGCGCACGAAATACGAGATGAGCTCGATCAAGGCCAGCACCGGGCGCAGCGCCAAGGGGGCCGAGCTGATCCAGAACATTTTCAGGAAGGCCGTACCGTTGAGCACAAAACCAAGCACCGTCACGGTGATGAACACTGCCAGCGCCAGAACCGCCGTCACCGCGATGTGCGAAGTGGTGGTGAATGCGAAAGGCAGCAGGCCGAGGAAGTTGGCAAACAGGATGAAGGTGAACAGCGTCATCACATAGGGGAAGTACCGCAGACCTTCCTTACCGGTCACGTCTTCGATCATCTTGTAGATGAAGCCATACATGACCTCGCCTATCGACTGGGCGCGGGTCGGCACGATGGCACGGCCCTTGCTACCCATCACCATGACCAGCGAAATGGCGATAACGGTCAGCGCCAGCCACAGCGTCACGTTAGTGGGCGTATACCAATTGACCACATCGCCGCCAAACAAGGGCTGCACGATAAACTGGTCCATCGGTCTGATGGTCAAGCCGCCGGTTTCTTCAGCCACGTTGGTCATCCCCATGCGTTGTGGCCGCTTTTGCAGCCTTGTCGATTTCGCCGCGCTGAAGCTCGGCCGCGGTGCGCAACATGGTGCGGACGCCTGCGACAAAACCCAGCAGTATAAATAGCACCAGCAGGAAAGGTTGGGTTCCCAACAGGTAATCCAGCCCGTAGCCTATGCCAAACCCGAGCGCCAGCCCGGACACCAATTCCAGTACCATCCGCCAGGCCACATGAGCCATCGCGTGATGATCCTCTTTCCGGGGCGGCGGTTCGTGCGCCGATTTTATCTTGGCGATCCTGTCGTCCAGCGCGCGAAGACGCTCCAGATCATCAGGTGTAGCCATGCCGACCCCTTCCGGAAGTTGTTGCGGAAGCTAGAAGCAGGACGCCACAGAGTCAAGCGCGAAACCCGGGAAGCTGTGTGGCACAACCAATTGATAAATATAGGTTTATCAAATTTGGTTCAGGAGATTGCGGCAGCGCGGCGGCGCCTGTGAGGCCTGCAGCATATTCAACCATCCGGTTGACCTTTGGCAGCGCTCCGGCAATGCTGCGCGGATGCAGTCATCGCTTGACCAGATATTCATGGCGCTTGCCGATCCAACCCGCCGCGCGATCCTGTCGATGCTGCTGGAGGACGACATGGCAGTGACCGACGTGGCAGAGCCGTTCCAGATGTCGCTGGCCGCAGTTTCAAAGCATCTGGGAATATTGGCGGCGGCGGGACTGATCAGCCAGGAAAAACGCGGGCGGGTGAAGTGGTGCAAACTTGAACCCGACAGCCTGCGCGACGCGTCGGTCTGGATGCAGGCCTTCGGGCAGTTCGAGTCGGTCAACCTTGACGCATTCGAGCGGTTTCTGGCGGTGGAACTGGCCGCGCCGGACGCGCAGACCGAGGGCGAGTGGCCCTGACACCGCCAGTGGCACAATGCTCTGCGCCGCGTTGCCGCGCAGAGCCCTGAACAGGCCGCACCAGAGACGCCCCGCGCCATACATCAGGCACACGCTGGGCACTTTACCGGGTGTCTGTGCGTATCCCACAGGCACCCACGGTGCCGGCCCCTGATCTGTCGCGTTCCTTAGGAGCGCCCGATACATAACGCGCCCACGCGGTGCTTGAGGGCTGACCACCTAAGGTGCGATGGTAATGCAGGTCCGGTTGCGGGCCTGGATACGACGGCAGGCCAAGTCTGCCTGATCCTGGGTCAGACCGGCGAATTCGGCATCGAACTTGCCCGCGCGCTGCTGGATCCGGCGGATGCCGCCTTCCAGTGCGGCGCTTTCGGACAGGCTGGTCTGGATCAGCGTGCGCTCGGCCTCGTGACGGTTTGGATGGCCGCCCAGATGCACCCCCCAAAGCCGTGCATCAGATGTCGACATCCGGGCGACGACCTGCGTGGCGGTCGGCGCCTGATCCGCGGCGGCAACGGCCTGCACATACGCGGGCCGTGGTGGTGGAGCGACGGACAATGCCACAGGTGCGCTGCTGGTCAGGATGATCTGATCGTTCAACGCGGGACTGTCGGGCGCTGCAGCCGCAGGGGATTCCTGTACCGCGTTCAGCGCCGCCACATCCGCCGGGTTGGCGACGCGGAACCCGGCGGCGCGCGCAAGGTCCAGATCGGCCGCTGCGGCAGCCGGGGTTGCCCGCACCGCCTGTGGCGCGGCTTCCGCGACGGCGGTGGGCTCGGCCGCACCGGCCGCAACCGCCGCGACCTGGACCTGCGCGCCGTCTTGAATTTGCGCGACCTCAGCCGCTTCAAGATCGGGGCGGGCGACCGGCACGATGCCCAGCACCTCTGGGGCGAGGGCGGCAAGTTCGGTGTCAACGGGCACGACCTCAACCGTCGCGGCATCGGCCACCACGGACAACGCATCAGAAATGCCCGATTGCAGCGCCATCAGCATCTCTGGCGCGGGCTCGGCGGTGGGCCTGCCCATCGGACGCGGGCTGCGGGCAACGGCGGTTTGCAGCCGGATCGTGCGCCCGGCACCCTGATTGTCGGACCCGGCCTGCGCCATCGCAACCCCTGCCGAAGGCGCGCTGTAGGACGGGGTGGCGGGCGGGCGCGTTGCGGCCCGCGCCGGTGCGCGCGAAAAGCCCATGTCCATCAGTTCGGCCACCTGCGCGTTGCGCGCGGCGGTCGAGGCGCCGCCGAAAACCGTGGTGATGATCCGCACACCGTTACGTTCGGCCGAGCCGACCATGTTGAACCCGGCAGCGCTGGTATACCCGGTCTTGATCCCGTCCGCGCCGCGATAAGCATCAAGAAAGCGACGGTTGGTATTGGGCACCTGCGCCATGCCCGCATCGGCAGACCGGCGCGAGAACAGGTTGTAGTATTGCGGATAATCGAACAGCAATTGGCGGCCCAGCGTGGTCATGTCGCGCGCGGTGGACAGGTGCCCGGACGTCGTCAGGCCGTGCGCATTGCGAAAGGTTGTGTTCGACATCCCCATGGCGCGGGCGGTCTGGGTCATGCGGGTGGTGAAGGCTTCCTCGGACCCCGAAATCGCCTCGCCCAATGCGGTGGCGGCATCGTTGGCGGACCGGACCGCCGCAGCGCGGATCAGATAACGCAACGCGATACGCTGCCCCGAACGCAGGCCCAGCTTCGACGGCGGTTCTGCGGCGGCGTTGCGGCTGATCGTCACCATTGTATCCAGCGTGATCTCGCCATGCTCAATCGCCTGAAACACGACATAGAGCGTCATCATCTTTGTCAGTGACGCGGGATGAAGCCGGGTGTCATGGTTGCGCGCATACAGGATTTCGCCTGAGCGTGCGTCGACGACCATGGACGCATGGGGCGCGGCATGGGCCCGCCCCAGCGTGAAGATCGTAAGCCCGATGAATAGCGCGCAGGCCAATACCGCGCGCAGGGACGGTCGCGAATGCGCTGTCACTTGTGCCTGCCTCTCATGCTCTGCCTCGCCCCCGGTTCCGGGGTGCATCTTATTTGTCCCTTACGGTAGCACGCGCGGGCAGTTCCGAAAACCCCTTTCTTATCAATCGTCTTCGGGCAAAAGTTAATGTGATTTTCGTATATTTAGCGCGATTCGGACTGCGCAACACAAGATACGCGACAGGCGCCATCGGCGCCCGGTATCAGGCGCCATCCAGCCAGCGCACCAGGTCAGGCAGGTGCGACAGGTCAGGCAGCCTGCGGAAGCGGGGATGATCCAGCGGCGGCTCGGCGTGCTCCATCGCCCATTCGTCGCCTTGGGGCACATGCACGCCGTAGCCCCCCGCGACGATCGGCGGGATGACATCTGAGCGCAGCGAGTTGCCGACCATCAGCGCCTGCTCCGCCCCATGACCGTGGCGGTCAAAAATGCGGCTGTAGACCTCGGGCGTCTTGTCGCTGACGATCTCGACCGCGTGAAACAGATCGCCCAGCCCCGATTGTGCCAGCTTGCGTTCCTGGTCCAGAAGATCGCCCTTGGTGATGACCACCAGCCGATAGTCCGGGGCCAGCGCGGCGATGGCATCTTGCACATGGGGCAGCAATTCGATGGGATAGGCCAACATGTCCTGCCCTGCGGCCAGCAATTCACTGATGACCTTCGCAGGCACGCGCTGGTCGGTCACCTCGATCGCGGTTTCGATCATCGACAGCACGAAGCCCTTCACGCCATAGCCGTAGTGCCCGATGTTACGCCGCTCGGCCTGCAGCAGCCGTTCTGCCAGATGGTCGGACGGTGCGTAGTCCGACAACAATTCAGCGAATCGGTCCTGGGTCAGGCGGAAGAAGCGTTCATTCTGCCAAAGCGTATCATCGGCATCAAAACCGATCGTGGTCAGCCGCGTCGTCATGCGTCGCCCCCCTTTCACCGCTCTGTCGGCATTGTTTTCCGACACAGTCGCCGCGCGGCAGGCGACGGGTCTTTTCTATGCCGTAAGACACACTATACTAGAGGCCGATGCAATCAACACGGAGCTGCCCCTCGTGACGCCTCAAACCCGCATGATGTCCGACAAGGACGACCAGCGCGACGGCGACACCTCCATCGTCACCAAGACGCGGACCAAAACCCAGCGCCCGCCGATGTACAAGGTGCTGCTGCTGAACGACGACTACACGCCGATGGAATTCGTGGTGCATGTGTTGGAGCGGTTCTTTGGCATGACCCACGCGCAGGCGTTCGAGATAATGCTGACTGTGCACAAGAAAGGCGCGGCGGTTGTCGGCGTTTTCTCTTTTGAGGTTGCCGAAACAAAGGTTGCTCAGGTGATGGATTTTGCCCGACGGCATCAACATCCGCTGCAATGTACCCTGGAAAAGGAATAAGGCGCGCGTCGCCTGCCCATGTCCCACGCCCATGCTGATACCGCGGCGCGCCATGCGC harbors:
- a CDS encoding D-alanyl-D-alanine carboxypeptidase family protein, translated to MHPGTGGEAEHERQAQVTAHSRPSLRAVLACALFIGLTIFTLGRAHAAPHASMVVDARSGEILYARNHDTRLHPASLTKMMTLYVVFQAIEHGEITLDTMVTISRNAAAEPPSKLGLRSGQRIALRYLIRAAAVRSANDAATALGEAISGSEEAFTTRMTQTARAMGMSNTTFRNAHGLTTSGHLSTARDMTTLGRQLLFDYPQYYNLFSRRSADAGMAQVPNTNRRFLDAYRGADGIKTGYTSAAGFNMVGSAERNGVRIITTVFGGASTAARNAQVAELMDMGFSRAPARAATRPPATPSYSAPSAGVAMAQAGSDNQGAGRTIRLQTAVARSPRPMGRPTAEPAPEMLMALQSGISDALSVVADAATVEVVPVDTELAALAPEVLGIVPVARPDLEAAEVAQIQDGAQVQVAAVAAGAAEPTAVAEAAPQAVRATPAAAAADLDLARAAGFRVANPADVAALNAVQESPAAAAPDSPALNDQIILTSSAPVALSVAPPPRPAYVQAVAAADQAPTATQVVARMSTSDARLWGVHLGGHPNRHEAERTLIQTSLSESAALEGGIRRIQQRAGKFDAEFAGLTQDQADLACRRIQARNRTCITIAP
- a CDS encoding F0F1 ATP synthase subunit C; the protein is MEGDIAEMGKFIGVGLTTLGMGGAAIGVGNIAGNFLSGALRNPSAAAGQTATLFIGIAFAEALGIFSFLVALLLMFAV
- a CDS encoding AtpZ/AtpI family protein — encoded protein: MATPDDLERLRALDDRIAKIKSAHEPPPRKEDHHAMAHVAWRMVLELVSGLALGFGIGYGLDYLLGTQPFLLVLFILLGFVAGVRTMLRTAAELQRGEIDKAAKAATTHGDDQRG
- a CDS encoding ArsR/SmtB family transcription factor; the protein is MQSSLDQIFMALADPTRRAILSMLLEDDMAVTDVAEPFQMSLAAVSKHLGILAAAGLISQEKRGRVKWCKLEPDSLRDASVWMQAFGQFESVNLDAFERFLAVELAAPDAQTEGEWP
- the clpS gene encoding ATP-dependent Clp protease adapter ClpS, giving the protein MMSDKDDQRDGDTSIVTKTRTKTQRPPMYKVLLLNDDYTPMEFVVHVLERFFGMTHAQAFEIMLTVHKKGAAVVGVFSFEVAETKVAQVMDFARRHQHPLQCTLEKE
- a CDS encoding HAD family hydrolase yields the protein MTTRLTTIGFDADDTLWQNERFFRLTQDRFAELLSDYAPSDHLAERLLQAERRNIGHYGYGVKGFVLSMIETAIEVTDQRVPAKVISELLAAGQDMLAYPIELLPHVQDAIAALAPDYRLVVITKGDLLDQERKLAQSGLGDLFHAVEIVSDKTPEVYSRIFDRHGHGAEQALMVGNSLRSDVIPPIVAGGYGVHVPQGDEWAMEHAEPPLDHPRFRRLPDLSHLPDLVRWLDGA
- a CDS encoding F0F1 ATP synthase subunit A, producing MGMTNVAEETGGLTIRPMDQFIVQPLFGGDVVNWYTPTNVTLWLALTVIAISLVMVMGSKGRAIVPTRAQSIGEVMYGFIYKMIEDVTGKEGLRYFPYVMTLFTFILFANFLGLLPFAFTTTSHIAVTAVLALAVFITVTVLGFVLNGTAFLKMFWISSAPLALRPVLALIELISYFVRPLSHSIRLAGNMMAGHAVVKVFAGFAGAMGAAAFAPVLAVVAIYGLEVLVAAIQAYVFTILTCVYLKDALHPHH